From a region of the Deltaproteobacteria bacterium genome:
- a CDS encoding response regulator — protein sequence MLKSVLVVEDSEINRHLLHDLLEKVFYCEVVTANDGQEAVDRVKEIKPDLVLMDVGLPVMDGVTATRILKNDRETWAIPVVALTGFSSDEDEERLLASGFDGFLPKPFDLAKLIEKMKDFLSVRQRD from the coding sequence ATGTTGAAATCCGTGCTTGTTGTGGAAGATTCCGAAATAAACCGGCACCTTTTGCACGATCTTCTGGAAAAGGTGTTTTATTGCGAAGTCGTTACCGCGAACGATGGCCAGGAGGCCGTGGACCGCGTGAAGGAAATCAAGCCCGACCTCGTTCTCATGGACGTTGGGCTTCCGGTTATGGACGGCGTCACCGCCACCAGGATATTGAAAAATGACCGGGAGACCTGGGCCATCCCAGTGGTGGCCCTGACCGGCTTTTCCAGCGATGAAGACGAGGAGCGGTTGCTTGCTTCGGGTTTTGACGGTTTCCTGCCCAAGCCCTTCGATCTTGCCAAGCTCATCGAGAAGATGAAGGATTTTCTGAGTGTGCGCCAGAGGGACTGA
- a CDS encoding GAF domain-containing sensor histidine kinase has translation MKNQEGFIHQSEITSLFLSGLLSVSEPEDILDFALDFFLRLDLPYSENTSSIFLYDPENRILTLTAHRGGPATLMACRGSVRPGECVCGRAAFDQKAVFVANVTDDRLHKITPKTSKDHGDLSVPIMARGGKLVGVWHSLLEPGAAVSPDVMESLSRMCFFLGTVLDRALTRKATASWNEDLRNSLKRCEEKLSLTELSLAQARDAKTDFLVSMNHELRTPLNPIIGFSQVLLGEYFGPLNAKQKEHVNDILESGKRLLALIDEILDLSRADMGIDTLDASPVSVGGLLSSMFLMIREKAFKHGISLETSIDDSVKCLDIFADEKKLKTAILNLLQNAVKFTPDGGRVTLGARLAEDGDRHSPSEGRDPKAGLSSCRLEIFVEDTGQGVAKQDQERIFEDFYQVRRGLSGKTPGAGLGLALARRFVLLHQGRLWVESEGVGKGSRFIVALPLGAG, from the coding sequence TTGAAAAACCAGGAAGGCTTCATCCACCAGAGCGAGATAACCAGCCTGTTCCTTTCCGGGCTTCTTTCCGTTTCCGAGCCGGAAGATATCCTGGATTTCGCCCTGGATTTCTTCCTCCGCCTGGACCTTCCCTATTCCGAAAACACCTCGTCCATCTTTCTTTACGATCCTGAAAACCGCATCCTAACCCTTACCGCCCACAGGGGTGGCCCGGCCACGCTAATGGCCTGCCGGGGAAGCGTAAGGCCGGGGGAATGCGTCTGCGGTCGGGCGGCCTTCGATCAAAAGGCCGTGTTTGTCGCAAACGTCACGGATGACAGGCTCCACAAGATCACGCCGAAAACGTCGAAGGATCACGGCGACCTCAGCGTCCCCATCATGGCCCGTGGCGGAAAGCTGGTGGGCGTATGGCATTCCCTGCTGGAGCCGGGGGCCGCAGTCTCCCCGGACGTGATGGAATCCCTTTCCAGGATGTGTTTTTTTCTGGGAACCGTCCTGGATCGCGCCCTTACACGGAAGGCCACGGCCTCCTGGAACGAGGACCTGCGCAACTCCCTAAAAAGGTGCGAGGAAAAGCTGTCACTCACCGAGCTTTCCCTGGCCCAGGCAAGGGACGCCAAGACGGATTTTCTGGTAAGCATGAACCATGAGCTTCGCACGCCGCTAAATCCCATCATCGGCTTTTCCCAGGTGCTTCTGGGCGAGTATTTCGGGCCCTTGAACGCCAAGCAGAAGGAACACGTAAACGACATCCTGGAAAGCGGCAAGCGCCTTCTGGCCCTTATCGACGAGATTCTGGACCTTTCCCGCGCGGACATGGGCATCGACACCCTCGATGCGTCCCCGGTAAGTGTTGGCGGGCTTCTTTCATCCATGTTCCTCATGATCCGTGAAAAGGCCTTCAAACACGGCATCAGCCTGGAAACCAGCATCGACGATTCCGTAAAATGCCTGGATATTTTTGCGGATGAGAAAAAACTGAAAACCGCGATTCTGAACCTTTTGCAAAACGCGGTGAAATTCACCCCGGACGGCGGGCGAGTGACCTTGGGCGCAAGGCTCGCGGAGGACGGCGACCGCCATTCGCCTTCCGAAGGCAGGGATCCAAAGGCCGGACTTTCCTCCTGCCGACTGGAAATTTTCGTGGAGGACACCGGGCAGGGAGTGGCCAAACAGGATCAGGAAAGGATTTTCGAGGATTTTTACCAGGTTCGCCGGGGCTTGTCTGGAAAGACCCCCGGAGCCGGACTGGGGCTGGCCCTGGCAAGGCGTTTTGTGTTGCTCCACCAGGGCCGGTTGTGGGTGGAAAGCGAAGGGGTGGGCAAAGGCAGCAGGTTCATAGTGGCGCTGCCTCTGGGGGCTGGCTGA
- a CDS encoding response regulator, translating to MDGKPQILAVDDEDRNLRLMEAMLLPLGYDVVMARNGEEALEEIRNNPPDVILLDIMMPGMNGFEVARRLKADPLQRIIPIVMVTSLKDVEDRVKGLEAGADDFLTKPVDAMELRARVASSLKIKAYNDHMMNYQKKLEADIAVRTAQLHLAYLKVQNASLDTIHRLSKAAEYKDEHTGDHIQRMSRYCVAVGKRMGLGQKVLDSILYAAPMHDIGKIGIPDRILLKPRKLKPDEWKIMKRHTIIGGQILQGSDVGFIRLAEVIAMTHHERWDGNGYPKGLAGNAIPLVGRITSVADVFDALTSRRPYKEPISVDESCSIISEGRGIRFDPAVVDAFFSGIDEILEIMNQFPDASKSRLVEMVGLMDDD from the coding sequence ATGGACGGAAAGCCCCAAATTCTCGCCGTTGACGATGAGGACCGGAATCTCAGGCTCATGGAGGCCATGCTCCTGCCCTTGGGTTACGACGTGGTAATGGCCCGAAACGGTGAGGAGGCCCTTGAGGAAATCAGGAACAACCCTCCCGACGTCATTCTTCTGGACATCATGATGCCCGGAATGAACGGCTTCGAGGTGGCCCGAAGGCTCAAGGCAGACCCTTTGCAGCGCATCATCCCCATCGTCATGGTCACCTCCCTGAAAGACGTGGAGGACCGGGTGAAGGGCCTGGAAGCTGGCGCGGACGACTTTCTCACCAAGCCCGTGGACGCCATGGAGCTTCGGGCTCGGGTGGCCTCGTCCTTAAAAATCAAGGCTTACAACGATCACATGATGAACTACCAGAAGAAGCTCGAAGCCGACATCGCGGTTCGCACGGCCCAGCTTCACCTGGCTTACCTGAAGGTTCAGAACGCCTCCTTAGATACCATCCATCGCCTGTCCAAGGCGGCTGAATACAAGGACGAGCACACGGGCGACCACATCCAGCGCATGAGCCGCTATTGCGTGGCAGTGGGCAAGCGCATGGGCCTCGGACAGAAGGTCCTCGATTCCATCCTTTACGCCGCGCCCATGCACGACATCGGAAAGATCGGCATCCCCGACCGGATACTTTTGAAGCCCCGCAAGCTGAAGCCCGACGAGTGGAAGATCATGAAGCGCCACACCATAATAGGCGGCCAGATTCTCCAGGGCTCGGACGTGGGCTTCATAAGGCTCGCCGAGGTCATAGCCATGACCCACCACGAAAGATGGGACGGCAACGGCTACCCCAAGGGCCTTGCCGGAAACGCCATACCCCTGGTGGGCCGCATCACCTCCGTGGCGGACGTGTTCGACGCTCTCACTTCCCGAAGGCCGTACAAGGAGCCCATCTCGGTGGACGAGTCCTGCTCCATCATCTCGGAGGGCAGGGGAATCCGCTTTGACCCGGCGGTGGTGGACGCCTTTTTTTCGGGCATCGATGAAATCCTGGAAATCATGAACCAGTTTCCCGACGCCAGCAAAAGCAGGCTGGTGGAGATGGTGGGACTGATGGATGACGACTGA